In Candidatus Promineifilum breve, one genomic interval encodes:
- a CDS encoding histidine phosphatase family protein produces the protein MKRAVSISLGSSKRDSAVELELLGERICIERIGVDGDMERAARLYGELDGKVDAFGVGGTDLGLTVGDNYYKLHSVASLVRHVKQTPVVDGSGLKNTLERRVAPFMDAHIGPALQPRRVLMTSGADRWGMSMSFMANGYEGVFGDLMFGLGLPLPLRSEAAIKRVAALILPVVSRLPFEWLYPTGEKQEQNTPKYGQWYDWATVIAGDCHFIKRFMPARLDGKIICTNTTTPADVAAFRAAGARYLVTTTPRLEGRSFGTNMMEAMLVAISGKGQPLTDAELNQWIDRLGFQPSLELLNE, from the coding sequence ATGAAACGAGCCGTCAGCATCAGTCTGGGATCATCGAAACGGGACTCGGCCGTTGAGCTGGAGTTGCTGGGCGAACGCATCTGCATCGAGCGCATCGGCGTTGACGGCGACATGGAGCGCGCCGCCCGGCTCTATGGCGAATTGGACGGTAAGGTCGATGCCTTCGGCGTTGGCGGCACTGACTTGGGCCTGACCGTGGGCGATAACTATTACAAGCTCCACTCGGTCGCCTCGCTCGTCCGCCACGTGAAGCAGACGCCGGTGGTCGATGGCTCCGGCCTGAAGAACACGCTCGAACGCCGCGTCGCGCCCTTCATGGATGCCCACATTGGCCCGGCGCTGCAACCCCGGCGGGTGCTGATGACCAGCGGCGCGGATCGCTGGGGGATGTCGATGTCGTTCATGGCGAACGGCTACGAAGGCGTCTTCGGCGATCTCATGTTTGGGCTGGGGTTGCCGCTGCCGCTGCGCTCGGAGGCGGCCATCAAGCGCGTCGCCGCGCTCATCCTGCCCGTGGTCAGCCGCCTGCCGTTCGAGTGGCTCTACCCCACGGGCGAGAAGCAAGAGCAGAACACGCCCAAGTACGGCCAATGGTACGATTGGGCCACGGTCATCGCCGGCGACTGCCACTTCATCAAGCGCTTCATGCCCGCCCGGCTGGACGGCAAAATCATCTGCACCAACACCACGACCCCGGCCGACGTGGCCGCCTTCCGCGCCGCCGGCGCGCGCTATCTGGTGACCACCACGCCGCGGCTGGAAGGGCGTTCGTTTGGCACGAATATGATGGAGGCGATGTTGGTAGCAATTAGTGGCAAGGGGCAGCCGTTGACCGACGCCGAGCTTAACCAATGGATTGATCGTCTGGGATTCCAACCTTCATTAGAGCTTCTCAATGAGTAA
- a CDS encoding aldo/keto reductase, with protein MMEYRNLGRTGIKVSQLCLGCMNFGGRQEEQESIRIIHQALDSGINFIDTANVYGHEPLDFPTGAGRSEQIVGKALGDGRRERVILATKVHYRMSDDLNAQNNTRRHIIEQCEASLKRLNTDWIDLYQLHGTNDDIPIDEALRALDDLVRAGKIRYIGASGFAAWEVMEALWAAKEYRLNRFVSEQSPYNLLDRRIERELIPMAQTYGLAILPWAPSAGGFFSERYTRDNPPPVGSRYEAFWRGFYQNDFSQSRVFDVQEAVLALAKEKGFSGYAVALAWCLSRPGVTSPIIGPRTVEQLVDSVTAREIMLTEEDHARLDAVAAPQSMTVPYIDYKGAHQFRW; from the coding sequence ATGATGGAATATAGAAACCTGGGTCGAACGGGCATTAAAGTCAGCCAACTGTGTCTGGGCTGCATGAATTTTGGGGGGCGGCAGGAGGAGCAAGAGTCCATCCGCATTATTCATCAGGCGTTGGATAGCGGGATCAATTTTATCGATACGGCCAACGTGTACGGCCACGAACCGCTTGATTTTCCTACCGGGGCCGGGCGAAGTGAGCAAATCGTCGGCAAGGCGCTTGGCGACGGTCGGCGGGAGCGCGTTATCCTGGCGACCAAAGTCCATTACCGCATGAGCGACGACCTCAACGCGCAGAACAACACACGCCGCCACATCATCGAACAGTGCGAAGCCTCGCTCAAACGGCTGAATACCGATTGGATCGACCTGTACCAGTTGCATGGCACAAATGACGACATCCCCATCGATGAGGCCCTGCGCGCGCTGGATGATCTTGTGCGAGCCGGCAAGATCCGCTACATCGGCGCGAGTGGATTTGCGGCTTGGGAAGTTATGGAGGCCCTATGGGCGGCCAAGGAGTACCGTCTCAACCGGTTTGTGAGCGAACAATCGCCTTACAATTTGTTGGATCGCCGGATCGAGCGCGAACTGATTCCCATGGCCCAGACCTATGGCCTGGCTATTTTACCATGGGCGCCAAGCGCCGGCGGCTTCTTCTCGGAGCGGTACACGCGTGACAACCCGCCGCCGGTAGGCTCGCGCTATGAGGCTTTTTGGCGAGGTTTTTACCAGAATGATTTTAGCCAGAGCCGGGTATTCGACGTACAAGAGGCTGTTCTCGCTCTGGCCAAGGAGAAAGGATTTTCCGGGTATGCGGTTGCCTTAGCCTGGTGTCTATCTCGCCCCGGCGTGACCAGTCCGATCATCGGCCCGCGAACGGTGGAGCAACTAGTTGATTCGGTCACGGCGCGAGAGATCATGCTGACCGAAGAGGATCACGCGCGATTAGACGCGGTCGCCGCGCCGCAATCTATGACTGTGCCTTATATCGATTACAAGGGCGCTCATCAATTTAGATGGTGA
- a CDS encoding ArgE/DapE family deacylase yields MQMLEQLLGDLVAIDSINPDLVPGAAGEGEIAHFIAGWLEQAGLEVHVEEVRPGRPNVVGIAHGAGGGRSLLLNGHIDTVSVTGMAEPFVPHVREGRLYGRGAYDMKAGLAACMVAAAEAQHHNLRGDVIVTAVMDEEHAGLGTLAIAQRVRADAAIVAESTELQLVTAHKGFVWLEVETIGVAAHGSRPHLGVDAIAKMGGVLVELQLLGQDLAHRAPHPLLGHASVHASLIQGGQELSSYPERCLLTVERRTLPGETGEAAEAELQAIVGWLGRDDTTFQAGVRRGLVRSPLETPESAPIVATVRRAAEGVLARPCPPAGLSFWTDAATLAEAGIPAVLFGPLGAGAHAAEEWVDLASVHACAEVYLATAKAFCR; encoded by the coding sequence ATGCAAATGCTGGAACAACTGTTAGGCGACCTGGTCGCCATTGACTCCATCAACCCTGACCTGGTTCCCGGCGCGGCCGGCGAAGGCGAGATCGCCCACTTCATCGCCGGCTGGCTGGAGCAGGCCGGGCTGGAAGTCCACGTCGAGGAAGTGCGGCCTGGCCGGCCCAACGTCGTCGGCATCGCTCACGGCGCGGGCGGCGGCCGATCGCTCTTGCTCAACGGCCACATAGATACCGTGAGCGTGACGGGGATGGCCGAGCCGTTCGTTCCCCATGTGCGCGAAGGTCGCCTCTATGGTCGTGGCGCGTATGACATGAAGGCCGGGCTGGCGGCGTGTATGGTCGCCGCGGCCGAGGCCCAACACCACAACCTGCGCGGCGACGTGATCGTGACCGCCGTCATGGACGAGGAGCACGCCGGGCTGGGCACGCTGGCGATAGCCCAACGGGTGCGCGCCGACGCGGCCATCGTGGCCGAATCGACCGAATTGCAACTGGTGACGGCCCACAAGGGCTTTGTGTGGCTGGAAGTGGAGACCATCGGCGTGGCCGCCCACGGGTCGCGGCCGCATCTGGGCGTGGACGCCATCGCCAAGATGGGCGGTGTGCTGGTCGAATTGCAGCTGCTGGGCCAAGACCTGGCCCACCGCGCGCCGCATCCCTTGCTGGGCCACGCCTCCGTCCACGCCTCGCTGATCCAGGGCGGTCAGGAGCTATCGAGCTATCCCGAACGCTGCCTCCTGACGGTCGAGCGGCGCACGCTGCCGGGCGAGACGGGCGAGGCGGCCGAAGCGGAGCTACAGGCCATCGTAGGTTGGCTCGGCCGGGATGACACCACCTTTCAAGCCGGCGTGCGGCGCGGGCTGGTGCGCTCGCCGTTGGAGACGCCGGAGAGCGCGCCCATCGTCGCAACTGTGCGACGCGCCGCCGAAGGCGTGTTGGCCCGCCCCTGCCCGCCGGCCGGCCTGTCCTTCTGGACCGACGCGGCCACACTGGCCGAGGCGGGCATCCCGGCGGTGCTGTTCGGTCCGCTGGGCGCGGGGGCGCATGCCGCCGAGGAGTGGGTCGATCTGGCGAGTGTGCACGCCTGCGCCGAGGTCTATCTGGCGACGGCGAAAGCCTTTTGTCGATGA
- a CDS encoding HD domain-containing protein, translating into MIDPNVLLGRWRTVWRLTTAADGDAVILDLIARYAEPHRAYHNLDHIGDCLTHLDAARHLLARPNEVELAIWFHDAIYDPQRHDNEEQSALLVAAQLSAARVAAEVTARVAELIRLTAHTRDDLAGDAAVLCDIDLAILGAAPQRFERYDAAIRHEYEWVPEVIYRRERARVLAGFLERPRIYQTPFFFDRWEKQARANITVALQKYHS; encoded by the coding sequence ATGATCGACCCCAACGTGTTATTAGGCCGCTGGCGTACCGTATGGCGCTTGACTACGGCGGCCGATGGCGATGCCGTTATCCTCGACCTCATTGCCCGTTACGCGGAGCCGCACCGCGCCTATCACAATCTCGACCACATCGGCGACTGCCTGACCCATCTCGACGCGGCCCGGCATCTGTTGGCGCGGCCGAACGAGGTCGAACTGGCGATCTGGTTCCACGACGCCATCTACGACCCGCAGCGCCATGATAACGAGGAGCAGTCGGCGCTGCTGGTTGCCGCTCAACTATCGGCGGCACGGGTCGCTGCTGAGGTGACGGCGCGCGTGGCCGAATTAATCCGGCTGACGGCGCACACGCGGGACGACCTGGCGGGTGATGCGGCCGTCCTCTGTGACATCGATCTCGCCATCCTGGGGGCCGCGCCGCAGCGATTTGAGCGCTACGACGCGGCCATCCGGCACGAATACGAGTGGGTTCCCGAAGTCATATACCGCAGGGAGCGGGCGCGGGTGCTGGCCGGCTTTTTGGAGCGCCCGCGCATCTACCAGACCCCCTTTTTCTTTGATCGCTGGGAGAAGCAAGCGCGGGCCAATATCACGGTGGCGCTACAAAAATACCATTCGTAG